Proteins from one Anopheles nili chromosome 2, idAnoNiliSN_F5_01, whole genome shotgun sequence genomic window:
- the LOC128720749 gene encoding connectin-like encodes MKTFNTARTLAGLMLVLLATLPYTTVARSYEKQSPRKGKSAQIVSSAPTITTPLMDLCSEDINMKLACHCSPEGHAKAQKASCSIFDGELPRKDYNWLAFHTQSELEHLKFTVRKSGNLTYIPSDVIATLYKLRTVTIEYGIIGDIYPFAFGNLTELRVINLPNNQIVTLHGNAFAHHKSLEELMLENNYIKKIDRDAFADVPKLIKLNLGNNSIVNLHDNGFEELTKLEELRLESNQIEVLAREYFKGLENLKILKLSYNDVQYLGAFVFADLWSLQMLFLDSNRIVKIDERAFDGLTSLNYLHLENNRITTIDSATFTSVSALLLLNLDSNQLTTMTYGHIVPLMDNLVNSSALLSLRDNRFVCDCRLSWMYDLSDRTRNEELRENLKGIDCILGQTPEEPTRSPLASSYDFGQLDENGEYIDDSASENDALAKDTPQTVNVLKLGREELPCPEELAGPTGDPNPRESKGLFNLSWNSSAAGDRYGGSSSHELLLLLLAGFGVVRRTLSC; translated from the exons ATGAAAACGTTCAATACAGCGCGCACCCTGGCAGGGTTGATGCTAGTGTTGCTAGCGACGCTACCCTACACGACCGTAGCCCGAAGCTACGAGAAGCAGTCACCCCGGAAGGGCAAATCGGCCCAAATCGTGTCATCAGCGCCCACAATCACGACCCCACTCATGGACCTCTGCTCGGAGGACATCAACATGAAGCTTGCCTGCCACTGTTCGCCGGAAGGACACGCCAAAGCGCAGAAAGCATCCTGCTCGATCTTCGACGGTGAGCTACCCCGGAAGGACTACAACTGGCTCGCGTTTCACACGCAGAGTGAACTCGAGCATCTAAAGTTTACCGTGCGCAAGTCGGGCAACCTCACGTACATCCCATCGGACGTGATCGCGACGCTGTACAAGCTGCGCACGGTTACGATCGAGTACGGCATCATCGGGGATATCTATCCGTTCGCGTTTGGCAACCTAACTGAGCTGCGCGTCATCAACCTGCCCAACAATCAGATCGTAACGCTTCACGGGAACGCCTTTGCGCATCACAAATCGCTCGAAGAGCTGATGCTCGAGAACAACTACATCAAGAAGATCGATCGGGACGCGTTCGCTGACGTACCGAAGCTGATCAAGCTTAACCTgggcaacaacagcatcgtCAACCTGCACGATAACGGCTTCGAGGAGCTGACCAAGCTCGAGGAGCTGCGACTCGAATCGAACCAGATCGAGGTGCTGGCGCGTGAGTACTTCAAAGGGCTGGAGAACCTGAAGATCCTGAAGCTGTCGTACAACGACGTCCAGTATCTGGGTGCGTTCGTGTTCGCTGACCTCTGGAGCCTGCAGATGCTCTTCCTCGATAGCAACCGCATTgtg AAAATCGATGAGCGTGCCTTCGACGGACTGACTAGTCTGAACTATCTGCACCTCGAGAACAACCGCATCACGACGATCGACAGTGCCACGTTCACGAGCGTGTCGGCATTGCTGCTGCTCAACCTGGACTCGAACCAGCTCACGACGATGACGTACGGGCACATCGTCCCGCTGATGGACAATCTGGTCAACAGCAGTGCGCTGTTGTCCCTGCGAG ATAATCGCTTCGTGTGCGACTGCCGGCTGTCCTGGATGTACGACCTGAGTGACCGCACGAGAAACGAAGAGCTACGGGAAAACCTGAAGGGCATCGACTGCATCCTGGGCCAGACACCCGAGGAACCGACGCGTTCACCACTGGCCAGCTCGTACGATTTCGGTCAGCTCGATGAGAACGGCGAGTACATCGATGATTCGGCCAGCGAAAATGACGCCCTCGCTAAGGACACACCCCAGACCGTGAACGTGCTGAAGCTGGGCCGCGAAGAGCTACCGTGTCCGGAGGAGTTGGCCGGTCCGACTGGTGATCCGAACCCGCGCGAATCCAAAGGCTTGTTCAACCTGTCCTGGAATAGCTCAGCGGCTGGTGACCGGTACGGAGGCAGCAGTAgccacgagctgctgctgctgttgctggccgGGTTCGGTGTAGTACGTAGAACACTTAGCTGCTAA